Proteins encoded within one genomic window of uncultured Sphingopyxis sp.:
- a CDS encoding glycoside hydrolase family 3 protein, with protein MRRQAMVIATALLLAGTAMAATQDAGGGATVHPELWPAAKSPAAITDAATEARIDALLKKMTIEQKVGQLIQGDISTITPKDLETYPLGSILAGGNSGPNGNERSSAADWAKLVGEFRAVSMRPQANGVAIPIIFGVDAVHGHNNIPGATLFPHNIGLGAAHDPELIQRIGAVTAAEIAGSGIEWTFAPTLAVPQDLRWGRSYEGYAADPQLVAEYAKAMVLGLQGKLAPGKTVDASHVAATAKHFLADGGTFEGKDQGDAKVDEKTLIAKHAMGYPAAIDAGALTVMASFSSWQGVKHHGNKGLLTDALKGKMGFEGFVVGDWNGHGQVAGCSVTDCAQSINAGLDMFMAPDSWKGLYETTLKQAKDGTIPAARLDDAVRRILRVKYKLGLFPEGHVDRSAVQAVGTPEHLAVAREAVAKSLVLLKNNGNVLPIRPGARVLVAGPGADNMAMQSGGWTISWQGTDVVRSDFPNGQTIWEALNKAVGDAGGQATLSESGAFTEKPDVAIVVFGEAPYAEFQGDVATLDYQPTEATDLATLKKLKAAGIPVVALFLSGRPMFTNPEINAADAFVAGWLPGSQGAGVADVLVAGRDGKTVRGFTGTLPFAWPSDARSPVEKPQFAAGYGLQYGDATTVPELSEELGVDISAALNVENFFAGGRARAPWVLSITDAGGKRPVESAPIASPGGMIAARSVDVRAQEDGKSFTWTGPATLELTGPYADLSRQLNNSFALRVDWRIDAAGGAPVSLALGGKAFDISAAVKAAAEGQVSTIKVPLRCFADAGANLKQVDNAVTVRADKGFAATLLHTNVEAVGENLACPPAAK; from the coding sequence ATGCGCCGACAGGCAATGGTGATCGCGACCGCGCTGCTTCTGGCGGGAACCGCAATGGCAGCGACGCAGGACGCCGGCGGCGGCGCGACCGTCCATCCCGAACTCTGGCCCGCGGCGAAGAGCCCCGCCGCCATCACCGACGCCGCGACCGAAGCGCGCATCGACGCGCTGCTGAAGAAAATGACGATCGAGCAGAAGGTCGGCCAGCTGATCCAGGGCGACATCAGCACGATCACGCCGAAAGATCTCGAAACCTATCCCCTCGGATCGATCCTGGCGGGCGGCAACAGCGGCCCCAATGGCAATGAACGATCGAGCGCCGCCGACTGGGCGAAGCTCGTCGGCGAGTTTCGTGCCGTCTCCATGCGCCCGCAGGCCAATGGCGTCGCGATCCCGATCATTTTCGGGGTCGATGCCGTCCATGGGCACAATAATATCCCGGGCGCGACGCTCTTCCCGCACAATATCGGGCTCGGCGCCGCGCACGATCCCGAATTGATCCAGCGCATCGGCGCGGTCACCGCGGCCGAGATCGCGGGCAGCGGCATCGAATGGACCTTCGCGCCGACGCTCGCGGTGCCGCAGGATCTGCGCTGGGGCCGCAGCTATGAAGGCTATGCCGCCGATCCCCAGCTCGTCGCCGAATATGCGAAAGCGATGGTGCTGGGGCTGCAGGGCAAGCTCGCCCCGGGCAAGACCGTCGATGCAAGCCATGTCGCCGCGACCGCCAAGCATTTCCTCGCCGACGGCGGGACGTTCGAGGGCAAGGATCAGGGCGACGCCAAGGTGGACGAGAAGACCCTGATCGCGAAGCACGCCATGGGGTATCCCGCCGCGATCGACGCCGGCGCGCTGACCGTGATGGCGAGCTTCTCGAGCTGGCAGGGCGTCAAGCACCACGGCAACAAGGGACTGCTGACCGACGCGCTCAAGGGGAAGATGGGCTTCGAGGGCTTCGTCGTCGGCGACTGGAACGGCCATGGGCAGGTCGCGGGGTGCAGCGTCACCGACTGCGCGCAGTCGATCAACGCCGGGCTCGACATGTTCATGGCGCCCGACAGCTGGAAGGGTCTTTACGAAACGACGCTGAAACAGGCGAAGGACGGCACGATCCCTGCCGCGCGCCTCGACGATGCGGTGCGCCGCATCCTGCGCGTGAAATACAAGCTGGGGCTGTTTCCCGAAGGCCATGTCGACCGCAGCGCCGTGCAGGCGGTCGGCACGCCCGAGCATCTGGCGGTGGCGCGCGAGGCGGTCGCCAAGTCGCTCGTGCTGCTCAAGAACAATGGCAATGTCCTGCCGATCAGGCCCGGCGCGCGCGTTCTCGTCGCGGGGCCCGGCGCCGACAATATGGCGATGCAGTCGGGCGGCTGGACGATCAGCTGGCAAGGCACCGATGTCGTGCGGTCGGACTTCCCGAACGGGCAGACGATCTGGGAGGCGCTGAACAAGGCGGTCGGCGATGCGGGCGGCCAGGCGACGCTGTCGGAAAGCGGCGCGTTTACCGAAAAGCCCGACGTCGCGATCGTCGTGTTCGGCGAGGCGCCTTATGCCGAGTTCCAGGGCGACGTCGCGACGCTCGATTATCAGCCGACCGAAGCGACCGATCTCGCGACGCTCAAGAAGCTGAAGGCGGCAGGGATTCCCGTCGTCGCGCTCTTCCTGTCGGGGCGGCCGATGTTCACCAATCCCGAAATCAACGCCGCCGACGCCTTCGTCGCGGGCTGGCTGCCGGGCTCGCAGGGCGCCGGTGTCGCCGATGTGCTCGTCGCGGGCAGGGACGGCAAGACGGTGCGCGGTTTCACCGGCACGCTGCCTTTCGCCTGGCCGTCCGATGCGCGCTCGCCGGTCGAAAAGCCGCAGTTCGCGGCCGGTTACGGGCTGCAATATGGCGACGCCACGACAGTGCCGGAGCTTTCGGAAGAGCTCGGCGTCGATATTTCGGCGGCGCTGAATGTCGAGAATTTCTTCGCGGGCGGCCGCGCCCGCGCGCCGTGGGTGCTCTCGATCACCGATGCGGGCGGCAAGCGCCCGGTCGAATCGGCGCCGATCGCGAGCCCCGGCGGCATGATCGCGGCGCGCTCGGTCGACGTGCGCGCGCAGGAGGATGGTAAGTCCTTCACCTGGACCGGCCCCGCGACGCTCGAATTGACCGGACCCTATGCCGACCTGTCGCGCCAGTTGAACAACAGCTTCGCGCTGCGTGTCGACTGGCGGATCGATGCGGCCGGCGGTGCGCCGGTCAGCCTCGCGCTCGGCGGCAAGGCGTTCGACATTTCGGCCGCGGTCAAGGCGGCCGCCGAAGGGCAGGTTTCGACGATCAAGGTGCCGCTGCGCTGCTTCGCCGATGCCGGCGCCAATCTCAAACAGGTCGACAATGCGGTGACGGTCCGCGCCGACAAGGGTTTCGCCGCGACGCTGCTGCATACGAATGTCGAGGCCGTCGGCGAGAATCTGGCTTGCCCGCCCGCCGCAAAATGA